In Chloroflexota bacterium, a single genomic region encodes these proteins:
- the upp gene encoding uracil phosphoribosyltransferase, whose product MIHSFESSPVISYHLMYLRDKNTEPSQFREHLIQLGTFLGYEIARALPKRQKKVLTPMNYEATAEVLHNSSTVLIAILRAALPLTEGLLRILHCDVGFVGLSRDEETLKPRFRYAGDIDVEDKNVVYADTMIATGGSIIELDRIVCEKGKPKRKVLAGAISTDYSLDRIKKAIPEIEIYVAGIDNKVYEEGFIAPGLNGKGYIVPGLGDAGDRSFGKTV is encoded by the coding sequence ATGATACACAGTTTTGAATCTAGCCCAGTTATCTCTTATCACTTGATGTATTTAAGGGACAAGAATACGGAACCGAGCCAATTCAGGGAGCATCTGATACAGCTAGGCACATTTCTGGGCTATGAAATCGCCAGGGCATTGCCAAAGAGGCAGAAGAAAGTGCTCACCCCGATGAACTATGAGGCCACCGCTGAAGTATTACACAACAGTAGTACTGTATTAATAGCTATTCTGAGGGCTGCCCTGCCATTGACGGAGGGTTTGCTGCGCATTTTGCATTGCGATGTCGGATTTGTGGGGCTTTCCAGGGACGAAGAGACCCTCAAGCCTAGATTCAGATATGCCGGTGATATAGATGTGGAAGATAAGAACGTTGTCTATGCAGATACTATGATCGCCACCGGCGGCTCAATAATAGAGCTGGATAGAATCGTCTGCGAGAAAGGCAAGCCGAAAAGAAAGGTCCTCGCTGGGGCTATATCTACAGATTATAGCTTAGATAGAATCAAGAAAGCTATACCGGAAATAGAGATATATGTTGCAGGCATCGACAACAAAGTTTATGAAGAGGGCTTCATCGCCCCTGGTTTGAATGGCAAAGGCTATATTGTGCCTGGTTTAGGAGACGCGGGCGATCGGTCCTTTGGCAAGACAGTTTGA